A single window of Toxotes jaculatrix isolate fToxJac2 chromosome 4, fToxJac2.pri, whole genome shotgun sequence DNA harbors:
- the abcc10 gene encoding ATP-binding cassette sub-family C member 10 isoform X1 encodes MMMHSDAACPLHKKTEDFVSGIFYDASRQIGGGMGDFGPAELVAGLCHTDEQNPFPLWQNGHVSPCFNQLVLGALPHAGMAVFSACYLSMARCSFLQTSPPCGWTLRLASALLAALLFTADVVLVSVLQQGDMYLDLLTDGCAILAWLVHFSAIAVLQKTAFRRTRGPPLLLLLVLLSVPNLVITLMIYCETEGYLNFTQPLKLARFVLASFRTLPLLVYLLAFVFPCISDAGYTLYINAIDGSPLIPESAQPDTGEMVAEDGSGCTSRLFYLWLTPLLRRGQRGELNRPADVYHLPRKLRTSVVCRYFHHCWEACRRGTAVSRRQDQWPRPVSRNLLNGTWSSHYLEEPLELEGDVGLLRVLHTAFGLRYYMLGVLKVMVNMLSFAGPLLLNILVNFMEEEGAPVSRGAWCTLGLFATTFLSSVLQNIFLFEVSKVALSARTALVSAIYGKALRLSGSSLAGFTLGEVVNLMSTDTDRVVNFFSSFHELWSLPFRFSITLYLLYLQVGVAFLGGLGVALLLVPFNKFLASRILSNNKHMLRYKDSRVKLMTEILFGIRVIKFYNWEPHFTQKVADCRKQELAHLKAIKYLDAMCVYTWAALPVVISILTFVTYVMLGNQLTAPKVFTTLALVGMLIIPLNAFPWVLNGILEAKVSLERIQRFFKLTNQDLQAYYALVSPEDSQTSVLLSQGTFSWQGPGGPDQNTEGEAETGATKGSLQLHSLNLHITKGSLVVVVGKVGCGKSSLLAALTGELNRLSGVVYVADREAGFGLASQEPWIQHASVRENILFGKDYDPTFYQAVIEACALSDDLNVLPNGDKTEVGENGVTLSGGQKARLALARAVYMNKDIYLLDDPLAAVDTDVAEHLMKKCIMELLRGKTRILCTHRIEFVDKADVVVLMDDGTIVKTGSPAEILPLVEAVPKKRKDDRNMKEKDGAERDEDEPGSPPDLCADDDPDLLGAEQKQAGGLAWKVYQTYWVAVGRVLAPAILMSLLLMQASKNISDWWLSHWISELKNNGSTRPNGSSPGAISSPHLLLFSPGGLMSPLSSVQTFPSSNMSSDVRFYLMVYSSIAAANTVFTALRAFLFAYGAICAATAIHSRLLDRVLKATVTFFDTTPLGRVLNRFSSDLYTVDDSLPFILNILLANVFGLMGMLVVISYGLPWVLVPLLPLALLYHRTQLFYRHTSRELKRLCSLTLSPVYSHFSETLTGLGTIRASGSSARFEEESAKRLEQNQRCLFLSNAAMQWLNIRLQLIGVSVVTGLGVIAVVQHQFHSVDPGLVGLSLSYALSITTLLSGLIFSFTQTEMQLVSVERTEEYSTSLPTEPQQQNTQLPPAWPERGCLEFRGVVLAYRDGLPNALDGVSLVVRAGEKVGIVGRTGSGKSTLFLALFRMVEVNQGQILLDGLDISTVGLGQLRSRLAIIPQDPFLFSGTIRENLDPCGRHPDQQLLDVLDQCHLSSVVNRMGGLDAEAGERGKSFSVGQRQLLCLARALLTQAKVLCIDEATASVDQKTDKLLQQTIRETFQDKTVLTIAHRINTIMDSDRVLVMQGGKVVEFDSPAALCQSDQSIFHRLVGGRGQ; translated from the exons ATGATGATGCATTCAGATGCTGCATGCCCACTGCATAAAAAGACAGAGGATTTTGTCTCAG gtaTTTTCTACGATGCCAGCAGACAGATAGGAGGGGGCATGGGTGACTTTGGTCCAGCAGAGCTGGTCGCGGGCCTCTGTCATACAGACGAGCAGAATCCATTCCCCCTGTGGCAGAATGGACACGTCAGCCCCTGTTTTAACCAGCTCGTCCTTGGAGCCCTCCCTCATGCTGGGATGGCAGTTTTCAGTGCCTGCTACCTGAGCATGGCGAG GTGCAGCTTCCTCCAGACGTCTCCTCCCTGTGGTTGGACACTCAGGCTGGCGTCAGCTCTGCTGGCTGCGCTGCTCTTCACCGCGGATGTCGTCCTGGTGAGCGTGCTCCAGCAGGGGGACATGTACCTGGATCTTCTAACTGACGGCTGTGCCATCCTGGCCTGGCTGGTCCACTTCAGTGCCATAGCAGTGCTCCAGAAAACTGCTTTCAGGAGGACTAGAGGAcctccgctgctgctgctgctcgttCTTCTGTCAGTCCCCAACCTTGTCATCACCTTGATGATCTACTGTGAAACTGAAGGATATTTAAACTTTACACAACCTCTTAAACTGGCGAGATTTGTCCTCGCCTCCTTCCGGACGCTCCCTCTTCTCGTTTACCTCCTGGCCTTTGTGTTTCCCTGCATCAGTGATGCTGGCTACACGTTGTATATTAATGCTATAGATGGATCCCCACTCATCCCAGAGAGCGCCCAGCCAGATACAGGTGAGATGGTGGCCGAGGACGGGAGTGGCTGCACCTCTCGACTCTTTTACCTGTGGCTGACTCCTCTCCTCAGACGAGGGCAGCGAGGTGAGCTGAACAGACCAGCTGATGTTTATCATCTTCCTCGGAAACTCCGGACTAGTGTGGTTTGTCGATACTTCCACCACTGCTGGGAAGCCTGCCGACGAGGGACGGCAGTCAGCAGGAGGCAGGATCAGTGGCCCAGGCCGGTCAGCAGAAACCTCCTCAACGGCACATGGAGTTCACACTACCTGGAGGAACCACTGGAGCTGGAGGGTGACGTAGGACTGCTGAGGGTGCTGCACACGGCCTTTGGGTTGCGGTATTACATGCTCGGTGTGCTGAAGGTGATGGTCAACATGCTGAGCTTTGCAGGTCCCCTGCTCCTCAACATTCTGGTGAACTTTATGGAGGAAGAAGGGGCCCCGGTTAGCAGAGGTGCCTGGTGCACACTGGGACTCTTTGCCACCACCTTTCTTTCTTCCGTGCTCCAAAACATCTTCCTCTTTGAGGTCTCCAAGGTGGCGCTGTCGGCACGCACCGCCCTCGTGTCCGCCATCTATGGCAAAGCCCTGCGGCTCAGTGGCAGCAGCCTGGCCGGCTTCACTCTGGGAGAGGTGGTGAATTTAATGAGCACGGACACCGACCGCGTGGTCAACTTCTTCAGCAGCTTCCATGAGCTGTGGAGCCTGCCCTTCCGCTTTTCTATCACCCTCTACTTGCTGTATCTGCAGGTGGGCGTGGCTTTCCTCGGAGGGCTGGGCGTCGCCCTGCTGCTGGTCCCATTCAACAAGTTCCTCGCTTCCCGTATCCTTAGCAACAACAAGCACATGCTCAGGTACAAGGACAGCCGTGTTAAG CTCATGACAGAGATCCTCTTCGGGATTCGCGTCATCAAGTTCTACAACTGGGAGCCTCACTTCACCCAGAAGGTGGCCGACTGTCGTAAGCAAGAGCTGGCCCACCTCAAGGCCATCAAATACCTGGATgccatgtgtgtgtacacctggGCTGCGCTGCCTGTGGTCATCTCCATCCTCACCTTCGTGACGTACGTGATGCTGGGGAACCAGCTGACTGCACCCAAG GTGTTCACCACGCTGGCTCTGGTGGGGATGTTGATCATCCCACTCAACGCTTTCCCATGGGTCCTCAACGGCATCCTGGAAGCCAAAGTGTCTCTGGAGCGGATCCAGCGCTTCTTCAAACTGACCAACCAGGATCTGCAGGCGTACTACGCCCTGG tgtctcctgaagacagtCAGACATCAGTCCTGTTGAGCCAGGGGACATTTTCCTGGCAGGGGCCCGGCGGTCCTGACCagaacacagagggagaagctGAAACTGGAGCTACTAAAgggagtctgcagctgcacagtctCAATCTGCACATAACCAAG GGCTCTCTGGTTGTGGTGGTTGGGAAGGTCGGCTGTGGAAAGAGTTCCTTACTGGCTGCTCTCACAGGAGAACTCAACAG GCTGAGTGGAGTGGTTTATGttgcagacagagaggctggCTTCGGTCTGGCCTCTCAGGAGCCGTGGATCCAGCATGCATCAGTGCGGGAAAACATCCTGTTTGGCAAAGACTACGATCCCACCTTCTACCAGGCTGTGATCGAGGCCTGTGCTCTGTCAGATGACCTCAAC GTTTTGCCAAATGGTGACAAGACAGAAGTGGGAGAGAACGGAGTGACTCTGAGCGGAGGACAGAAGGCTCGGCTGGCCCTCGCCAGAGCTGTTTACATG AACAAAGACATCTACCTCCTCGATGATCCTTTAGCAGCGGTCGACACAGACGTCGCTGAACATCTCATGAAGAAATGCATCATGGAACTCCTCAGGGGAAAGACCAGAATCCTTTGCACACACCGTATAGAGTTTGTGGACAAGGCTGACGTGGTGGTCCTCATGGATGATGGAACAATAGtgaaaacag GTAGCCCAGCAGAAATCCTTCCTTTGGTGGAGGCAGTGCCGAAGAAGCGGAAAGATGACCGCAACATGAAGGAGAAAG ATGGTGCGGAGCGGGATGAGGATGAGCCGGGCTCACCCCCTGATCTGTGTGCGGATGATGATCCTGACCTGCTGGGGGCGGAGCAGAAGCAGGCGGGCGGGCTGGCGTGGAAAGTTTACCAGACCTACTGGGTGGCTGTGGGCAGAGTGCTGGCCCCCGCCATCCTCATGTCTCTGCTCCTCATGCAAG CCTCTAAGAACATTTCGGACTGGTGGCTGTCCCACTGGATCTCTGAGCTGAAAAACAACGGGTCCACCAGGCCGAATGGTTCTTCTCCAGGTGCAATCAGCTCACCtcacctgctgctcttctcaCCTGGAGGATTAAT gtctcctctgtcctctgtgcaaACGTTCCCTTCAAGCAACATGAGCTCTGATGTCAGGTTTTACCTGATGGTGTACAGCTCCATTGCTGCGGCCAACACCGTCTTCACTGCCCTCCGAGCCTTCCTCTTCGCCTACGGAGCCATCTGCGCCGCCACGGCCATCCACAGCAGACTTCTGGATCGGGTCCTTAAG GCCACAGTGACCTTCTTCGACACCACCCCTCTGGGTCGCGTACTGAACCGTTTCTCCTCAGACCTGTACACTGTAGACGACAGCCTGCCGTTCATCCTGAACATCCTGCTCGCCAACGTTTTCGGCCTGATGGGCATGCTGGTGGTGATAAGCTACGGTCTCCCCTGGGTCCTGGTGCCCCTGCTGCCCCTGGCCCTGCTTTACCACCGCACGCAGCTCTTCTACCGGCACACCTCTCGGGAGCTGAAGCGCCTGTGCAGCCTCACGCTGTCGCCCGTTTACTCGCACTTCTCCGAGACTCTGACCGGGCTGGGAACCATCCGGGCCAGCGGCAGCTCTGCCAG GTTTGAGGAGGAGAGCGCTAAGCGTCTGGAGCAGAACCAACGCTGCCTGTTCCTTAGCAACGCCGCCATGCAGTGGCTCAACATCCGCCTGCAGCTGATTGGAGTATCCGTGGTGACGGGCCTCGGGGTGATCGCCGTCGTCCAGCACCAGTTTCATTCTGTTGATCCAG GTCTGGTGGGTCTGTCCCTGTCCTACGCTCTGTCCATCACCACCCTGCTGTCTGGCCTCATATTCAGCTTCACTCAGACTGAGATGCAGCTGGTGAGCGTGGAGCGAACTGAGGAGTACTCCACCAGCCTGCCCACCgagccacagcagcagaacaCGCAG CTGCCCCCCGCGTGGCCCGAGCGGGGCTGCTTGGAGTTTCGTGGGGTGGTTTTGGCGTACAGGGACGGTCTCCCTAACGCCCTGGACGGGGTGAGCCTGGTGGTGCGAGCTGGGGAGAAAGTGGGCATCGTGGGACGTACAGGCTCTGGAAAGTCCACCCTGTTCCTGGCCCTGTTCCGTATGGTGGAAGTCAACCAGGGTCAGATTCTCCTGGACGGGCTGGATATCAGCACAGTGGGCCTGGGTCAGCTCAG GTCCAGGCTGGCCATTATTCCTCAGGACCCCTTCCTATTCAGCGGGACCATCAGGGAGAATCTGGACCCGTGTGGGCGACACCCagaccagcagctgctggacgTCCTGGACCAGTGCCACCTCAGCTCTGTGGTCAACAGGATGG gtggtCTGGATGCCGAGgctggagaaagaggaaaatccTTCTCCGTGGGAcagagacagctgctgtgtctggcCCGAGCTCTGCTGACCCAGGCCAAG GTCCTGTGTATCGATGAAGCCACAGCCAGCGTGGATCAGAAGACGgacaaactgctgcagcagacCATCAGAGAGACGTTTCAGGACAAGACTGTCCTCACCATCGCCCACAG GATCAACACCATCATGGACAGTGACCGGGTGCTGGTGATGCAGGGTGGGAAGGTGGTGGAGTTTGACAGCCCGGCTGCTCTCTGCCAAAGTGATCAGTCCATCTTCCACAGGCTGGTTGGTGGGAGAGGACAGTGA
- the abcc10 gene encoding ATP-binding cassette sub-family C member 10 isoform X2, which produces MGDFGPAELVAGLCHTDEQNPFPLWQNGHVSPCFNQLVLGALPHAGMAVFSACYLSMARCSFLQTSPPCGWTLRLASALLAALLFTADVVLVSVLQQGDMYLDLLTDGCAILAWLVHFSAIAVLQKTAFRRTRGPPLLLLLVLLSVPNLVITLMIYCETEGYLNFTQPLKLARFVLASFRTLPLLVYLLAFVFPCISDAGYTLYINAIDGSPLIPESAQPDTGEMVAEDGSGCTSRLFYLWLTPLLRRGQRGELNRPADVYHLPRKLRTSVVCRYFHHCWEACRRGTAVSRRQDQWPRPVSRNLLNGTWSSHYLEEPLELEGDVGLLRVLHTAFGLRYYMLGVLKVMVNMLSFAGPLLLNILVNFMEEEGAPVSRGAWCTLGLFATTFLSSVLQNIFLFEVSKVALSARTALVSAIYGKALRLSGSSLAGFTLGEVVNLMSTDTDRVVNFFSSFHELWSLPFRFSITLYLLYLQVGVAFLGGLGVALLLVPFNKFLASRILSNNKHMLRYKDSRVKLMTEILFGIRVIKFYNWEPHFTQKVADCRKQELAHLKAIKYLDAMCVYTWAALPVVISILTFVTYVMLGNQLTAPKVFTTLALVGMLIIPLNAFPWVLNGILEAKVSLERIQRFFKLTNQDLQAYYALVSPEDSQTSVLLSQGTFSWQGPGGPDQNTEGEAETGATKGSLQLHSLNLHITKGSLVVVVGKVGCGKSSLLAALTGELNRLSGVVYVADREAGFGLASQEPWIQHASVRENILFGKDYDPTFYQAVIEACALSDDLNVLPNGDKTEVGENGVTLSGGQKARLALARAVYMNKDIYLLDDPLAAVDTDVAEHLMKKCIMELLRGKTRILCTHRIEFVDKADVVVLMDDGTIVKTGSPAEILPLVEAVPKKRKDDRNMKEKDGAERDEDEPGSPPDLCADDDPDLLGAEQKQAGGLAWKVYQTYWVAVGRVLAPAILMSLLLMQASKNISDWWLSHWISELKNNGSTRPNGSSPGAISSPHLLLFSPGGLMSPLSSVQTFPSSNMSSDVRFYLMVYSSIAAANTVFTALRAFLFAYGAICAATAIHSRLLDRVLKATVTFFDTTPLGRVLNRFSSDLYTVDDSLPFILNILLANVFGLMGMLVVISYGLPWVLVPLLPLALLYHRTQLFYRHTSRELKRLCSLTLSPVYSHFSETLTGLGTIRASGSSARFEEESAKRLEQNQRCLFLSNAAMQWLNIRLQLIGVSVVTGLGVIAVVQHQFHSVDPGLVGLSLSYALSITTLLSGLIFSFTQTEMQLVSVERTEEYSTSLPTEPQQQNTQLPPAWPERGCLEFRGVVLAYRDGLPNALDGVSLVVRAGEKVGIVGRTGSGKSTLFLALFRMVEVNQGQILLDGLDISTVGLGQLRSRLAIIPQDPFLFSGTIRENLDPCGRHPDQQLLDVLDQCHLSSVVNRMGGLDAEAGERGKSFSVGQRQLLCLARALLTQAKVLCIDEATASVDQKTDKLLQQTIRETFQDKTVLTIAHRINTIMDSDRVLVMQGGKVVEFDSPAALCQSDQSIFHRLVGGRGQ; this is translated from the exons ATGGGTGACTTTGGTCCAGCAGAGCTGGTCGCGGGCCTCTGTCATACAGACGAGCAGAATCCATTCCCCCTGTGGCAGAATGGACACGTCAGCCCCTGTTTTAACCAGCTCGTCCTTGGAGCCCTCCCTCATGCTGGGATGGCAGTTTTCAGTGCCTGCTACCTGAGCATGGCGAG GTGCAGCTTCCTCCAGACGTCTCCTCCCTGTGGTTGGACACTCAGGCTGGCGTCAGCTCTGCTGGCTGCGCTGCTCTTCACCGCGGATGTCGTCCTGGTGAGCGTGCTCCAGCAGGGGGACATGTACCTGGATCTTCTAACTGACGGCTGTGCCATCCTGGCCTGGCTGGTCCACTTCAGTGCCATAGCAGTGCTCCAGAAAACTGCTTTCAGGAGGACTAGAGGAcctccgctgctgctgctgctcgttCTTCTGTCAGTCCCCAACCTTGTCATCACCTTGATGATCTACTGTGAAACTGAAGGATATTTAAACTTTACACAACCTCTTAAACTGGCGAGATTTGTCCTCGCCTCCTTCCGGACGCTCCCTCTTCTCGTTTACCTCCTGGCCTTTGTGTTTCCCTGCATCAGTGATGCTGGCTACACGTTGTATATTAATGCTATAGATGGATCCCCACTCATCCCAGAGAGCGCCCAGCCAGATACAGGTGAGATGGTGGCCGAGGACGGGAGTGGCTGCACCTCTCGACTCTTTTACCTGTGGCTGACTCCTCTCCTCAGACGAGGGCAGCGAGGTGAGCTGAACAGACCAGCTGATGTTTATCATCTTCCTCGGAAACTCCGGACTAGTGTGGTTTGTCGATACTTCCACCACTGCTGGGAAGCCTGCCGACGAGGGACGGCAGTCAGCAGGAGGCAGGATCAGTGGCCCAGGCCGGTCAGCAGAAACCTCCTCAACGGCACATGGAGTTCACACTACCTGGAGGAACCACTGGAGCTGGAGGGTGACGTAGGACTGCTGAGGGTGCTGCACACGGCCTTTGGGTTGCGGTATTACATGCTCGGTGTGCTGAAGGTGATGGTCAACATGCTGAGCTTTGCAGGTCCCCTGCTCCTCAACATTCTGGTGAACTTTATGGAGGAAGAAGGGGCCCCGGTTAGCAGAGGTGCCTGGTGCACACTGGGACTCTTTGCCACCACCTTTCTTTCTTCCGTGCTCCAAAACATCTTCCTCTTTGAGGTCTCCAAGGTGGCGCTGTCGGCACGCACCGCCCTCGTGTCCGCCATCTATGGCAAAGCCCTGCGGCTCAGTGGCAGCAGCCTGGCCGGCTTCACTCTGGGAGAGGTGGTGAATTTAATGAGCACGGACACCGACCGCGTGGTCAACTTCTTCAGCAGCTTCCATGAGCTGTGGAGCCTGCCCTTCCGCTTTTCTATCACCCTCTACTTGCTGTATCTGCAGGTGGGCGTGGCTTTCCTCGGAGGGCTGGGCGTCGCCCTGCTGCTGGTCCCATTCAACAAGTTCCTCGCTTCCCGTATCCTTAGCAACAACAAGCACATGCTCAGGTACAAGGACAGCCGTGTTAAG CTCATGACAGAGATCCTCTTCGGGATTCGCGTCATCAAGTTCTACAACTGGGAGCCTCACTTCACCCAGAAGGTGGCCGACTGTCGTAAGCAAGAGCTGGCCCACCTCAAGGCCATCAAATACCTGGATgccatgtgtgtgtacacctggGCTGCGCTGCCTGTGGTCATCTCCATCCTCACCTTCGTGACGTACGTGATGCTGGGGAACCAGCTGACTGCACCCAAG GTGTTCACCACGCTGGCTCTGGTGGGGATGTTGATCATCCCACTCAACGCTTTCCCATGGGTCCTCAACGGCATCCTGGAAGCCAAAGTGTCTCTGGAGCGGATCCAGCGCTTCTTCAAACTGACCAACCAGGATCTGCAGGCGTACTACGCCCTGG tgtctcctgaagacagtCAGACATCAGTCCTGTTGAGCCAGGGGACATTTTCCTGGCAGGGGCCCGGCGGTCCTGACCagaacacagagggagaagctGAAACTGGAGCTACTAAAgggagtctgcagctgcacagtctCAATCTGCACATAACCAAG GGCTCTCTGGTTGTGGTGGTTGGGAAGGTCGGCTGTGGAAAGAGTTCCTTACTGGCTGCTCTCACAGGAGAACTCAACAG GCTGAGTGGAGTGGTTTATGttgcagacagagaggctggCTTCGGTCTGGCCTCTCAGGAGCCGTGGATCCAGCATGCATCAGTGCGGGAAAACATCCTGTTTGGCAAAGACTACGATCCCACCTTCTACCAGGCTGTGATCGAGGCCTGTGCTCTGTCAGATGACCTCAAC GTTTTGCCAAATGGTGACAAGACAGAAGTGGGAGAGAACGGAGTGACTCTGAGCGGAGGACAGAAGGCTCGGCTGGCCCTCGCCAGAGCTGTTTACATG AACAAAGACATCTACCTCCTCGATGATCCTTTAGCAGCGGTCGACACAGACGTCGCTGAACATCTCATGAAGAAATGCATCATGGAACTCCTCAGGGGAAAGACCAGAATCCTTTGCACACACCGTATAGAGTTTGTGGACAAGGCTGACGTGGTGGTCCTCATGGATGATGGAACAATAGtgaaaacag GTAGCCCAGCAGAAATCCTTCCTTTGGTGGAGGCAGTGCCGAAGAAGCGGAAAGATGACCGCAACATGAAGGAGAAAG ATGGTGCGGAGCGGGATGAGGATGAGCCGGGCTCACCCCCTGATCTGTGTGCGGATGATGATCCTGACCTGCTGGGGGCGGAGCAGAAGCAGGCGGGCGGGCTGGCGTGGAAAGTTTACCAGACCTACTGGGTGGCTGTGGGCAGAGTGCTGGCCCCCGCCATCCTCATGTCTCTGCTCCTCATGCAAG CCTCTAAGAACATTTCGGACTGGTGGCTGTCCCACTGGATCTCTGAGCTGAAAAACAACGGGTCCACCAGGCCGAATGGTTCTTCTCCAGGTGCAATCAGCTCACCtcacctgctgctcttctcaCCTGGAGGATTAAT gtctcctctgtcctctgtgcaaACGTTCCCTTCAAGCAACATGAGCTCTGATGTCAGGTTTTACCTGATGGTGTACAGCTCCATTGCTGCGGCCAACACCGTCTTCACTGCCCTCCGAGCCTTCCTCTTCGCCTACGGAGCCATCTGCGCCGCCACGGCCATCCACAGCAGACTTCTGGATCGGGTCCTTAAG GCCACAGTGACCTTCTTCGACACCACCCCTCTGGGTCGCGTACTGAACCGTTTCTCCTCAGACCTGTACACTGTAGACGACAGCCTGCCGTTCATCCTGAACATCCTGCTCGCCAACGTTTTCGGCCTGATGGGCATGCTGGTGGTGATAAGCTACGGTCTCCCCTGGGTCCTGGTGCCCCTGCTGCCCCTGGCCCTGCTTTACCACCGCACGCAGCTCTTCTACCGGCACACCTCTCGGGAGCTGAAGCGCCTGTGCAGCCTCACGCTGTCGCCCGTTTACTCGCACTTCTCCGAGACTCTGACCGGGCTGGGAACCATCCGGGCCAGCGGCAGCTCTGCCAG GTTTGAGGAGGAGAGCGCTAAGCGTCTGGAGCAGAACCAACGCTGCCTGTTCCTTAGCAACGCCGCCATGCAGTGGCTCAACATCCGCCTGCAGCTGATTGGAGTATCCGTGGTGACGGGCCTCGGGGTGATCGCCGTCGTCCAGCACCAGTTTCATTCTGTTGATCCAG GTCTGGTGGGTCTGTCCCTGTCCTACGCTCTGTCCATCACCACCCTGCTGTCTGGCCTCATATTCAGCTTCACTCAGACTGAGATGCAGCTGGTGAGCGTGGAGCGAACTGAGGAGTACTCCACCAGCCTGCCCACCgagccacagcagcagaacaCGCAG CTGCCCCCCGCGTGGCCCGAGCGGGGCTGCTTGGAGTTTCGTGGGGTGGTTTTGGCGTACAGGGACGGTCTCCCTAACGCCCTGGACGGGGTGAGCCTGGTGGTGCGAGCTGGGGAGAAAGTGGGCATCGTGGGACGTACAGGCTCTGGAAAGTCCACCCTGTTCCTGGCCCTGTTCCGTATGGTGGAAGTCAACCAGGGTCAGATTCTCCTGGACGGGCTGGATATCAGCACAGTGGGCCTGGGTCAGCTCAG GTCCAGGCTGGCCATTATTCCTCAGGACCCCTTCCTATTCAGCGGGACCATCAGGGAGAATCTGGACCCGTGTGGGCGACACCCagaccagcagctgctggacgTCCTGGACCAGTGCCACCTCAGCTCTGTGGTCAACAGGATGG gtggtCTGGATGCCGAGgctggagaaagaggaaaatccTTCTCCGTGGGAcagagacagctgctgtgtctggcCCGAGCTCTGCTGACCCAGGCCAAG GTCCTGTGTATCGATGAAGCCACAGCCAGCGTGGATCAGAAGACGgacaaactgctgcagcagacCATCAGAGAGACGTTTCAGGACAAGACTGTCCTCACCATCGCCCACAG GATCAACACCATCATGGACAGTGACCGGGTGCTGGTGATGCAGGGTGGGAAGGTGGTGGAGTTTGACAGCCCGGCTGCTCTCTGCCAAAGTGATCAGTCCATCTTCCACAGGCTGGTTGGTGGGAGAGGACAGTGA